Part of the Salinigranum rubrum genome is shown below.
GGGGCCGAACGGCTCCGGTAAGACCACGCTCGTCCGCCACTTCAACGGTCTCCTCGACCCCCACGCGGGGGCGGTCGAGGTGAACGGCCGCCGGGTCGAAGACGACGTCGTCGCCGCCCGAACCGCGGTGGGGATGGTGTTTCAGGACCCCCGCGACGGCTTCGTCGCCGCCACGGTCGGCGCGGACGTGGCGTTCGGCCCCGAGAACCTCGGAATCGACCGGGCAGAGATACGGAGGCGAGTGGACGACGCGCTCGACGCCGTTCGGATGGGAGACCGACACGAGGCTCGCATCGAGGAGCTCTCGGGGGCGAGCGCGAACGGGTCGCCATCGCCGGGGCGCTGGCGATGGACCCCGACCACCTCGTCCTCGACGAGCCGTTTACTGGCTTGGACTGGCCCGCGCGACAGGCCGTGCTGGAACGCCTCGACGCGCTCCACGAGTCGGGACGGAGCGTCGTCGTCGTCACTCACGACCTCCGCGACGTCGCGGCGCTCGCGGACCGGGTCGTCGTCCTCTCCGAGGGGCGAGTCGCGCTCGACGCCACAGAGCCCGACCCGGAGCGTCTGGTCGAACTGGGGGTCCGCCCGCCCTGAGCGGAGGTGAGCGCGAATGAGCCTCTCGTACGTCGCGGGCGACTCGCTCGCACACCGACTCGACCCTCGGACGAAGCTCGCGCTCCAGGCGGGCTTCGCCGTGGCCGCGGTCGCTCACACCACGCCGACGGGTCTGCTCGTCCTCACGGCCGTGACGCTCGTCTTTCTCAGGCTCGCGTCCACACCCGTCGTCGCGAGCCTCCGCTCGTACCGCGCGTTCCTCCCCTTCCTGGTCGCGGCCCCGGTCGTGGAGGCGCTGACGCTCGGCGCGCCGTGGCTGGTGGTAGGAGACGCCGTGCGGCCGGCGCTGGCCTCCTGTCGCGTCCTCTTGCTCCTCCTGGTGTCGACGGCGTACATCCGCACGACGCCGGTCCGAGCGTCCCGCGCGGCCATCCAGCATCTCCTGCCCGGTCGCGTGGGAGTCCTCCTCGGTGCCGGCGTCGGCCTCGTGCTCCGCTTCCTCCCGCTGATGCGTCACGACCTGGCGACCATCCGGAGCGCGATGGCCGCCCGCCTCGGCGACCAACGCTCCCTCTACGACCGGATCCGACTCGTCGGCGTGACCGGCCTCGGGCGGGTGTTCCTGCGGGCGGACCGCCTCTCACTGGCGCTCCGCGCGCGCTGTTTCGCGTGGAACCCGACGCTCCCGCCGCTCTCGTTCGCGCGGCGCGATTACCCCGTGCTGGCGCTCTCGATACTGCTGGCGCTGACCGCGCTGGTGTAGTGACACCGGGGGCGTCCACGGCGAAAAAGCGCCGCCGCGCCCCGGCCGCCATCTGGCCGCGAACGAACACCCCGTCCAGCACCCATCCAGCACAACGGTTAACACGCCTCCGGACCCGGAATCGTGTATGCTACTCCAGGCGGTGACCCGTGAGACGTTCTGGACTATCGGCCCGGTCGGCGAGGCCGTCTTCTACTTCCTCGCGGCCGTCGCGGTGCTCGTCTTCTCGTACGGCGTGTACGAGCGGTTCGCCCGGTACACGAAAGGGACGGCCGACCCGTTCGAGCGACTCGACGACCTCTCCGGTCGAGTACGGCGCGCGGCGCGGATGCTCGTCTCGAACGAGGCGCAGTTCGACCGCGACCTGTACGCCGGCGTCATGCACGCGTTCATCGTCTGGGGCTTTCTCACGCTCCTCATCGGCACGACCATCCTCGCCATCGACATCGACATCTACCGTCGTCTGGCGGGAGAGTCGTTCTTCGTCGGCGACTTCTACCTCTCCTACTCGCTGGTGATGGACGCGCTGGGACTGCTGTTCGTCGTCGGCGTCGGCATGGCGCTGTATCGGCGGTACGAGGTGAGAGAAGAGCGACTCTGGGGGAAACACACCGGCTTCGAGGACGACGCGTTCGTCTGGACGCTCTTCGTACTCGGCGTCGGCGGCTACGTCACCGAAGCCCTGCGCATCGTCGGCACCGGTTTTCCGCCGTTCGAGACCGTCTCGTTCGTCGGCTACTTCGTCGCCACCCTCTTTTCGGCCGGCGGGATGTCCGCCGGAGCAGCGGAGACGCTCTACACCTGGGCGTGGTGGTCACACGCGCTCTTGGCGCTCGCGTTCGTCGCCGCCATCCCCTACGCGAAGCCGTTCCACATGCTTTCGTCCCTGGCCAACGTCGTCACCCGCGACGAGAAGGCGGGACTGCGCCTCCCGCGGGTGCCGGAACACCTCGCGCCCGACGAGATCGGGTACACCGAGATAGGGGACCTCTCGTGGCGACAACTGCTCGACATGGACGCCTGCACCAAGTGCGGGCGGTGTTCCTCGGCGTGCCCCGCGAAGGCGTCGGGGCGGAACCTCGACCCGCGCGACGTCATCCTCGACCTGAAAGCGTACCGTGAGTCGGTCGACGCCGGCGGCGAGGAGGTCGACATCATCGCCGACGGCGGCACCTCGGTCATCGACTCCGAGTCGATGCGGTCGTGTATGGCCTGTATGGCCTGCATGGACGCCTGCCCCGTCGACATCGAACACCTGACGCACTTCACGGAGATGAACCGCCGCCTCACCGAGACGGGCCAACAGCCCGAGCAGGTCCAGGAGGCGATGATGAACGTCTTCCAGAACGGCAACGCGTTCGGCGACCCCGCGCGGAAACGCCCCGACTGGGTGGAAGAGTTGGACTTCGAGGTGCCCGACGCGCGCGACGAGTCGGTGGAGTTCCTCTGGTACGTCGGCGACTACCCGTCGTACGACGAGCGCAACCAGCGCGTCGCGCGGGCGCTCGCGCGCGTCTTCCACGAGGCCGGCGTCTCCTACGGCATCCTCTACGAGGACGAGGCGAACGACGGCAACGACGTCCGGCGGGTCGGCGAGGAAGGGCTGTACGAGATGCTCGTCGAGGACAACGCGAGCGCGATGGCCGACTGCGACTTCGAGAAGATCGTCTGCACCGACCCCCACTCGTACAACACGTTCGAGCACGAGTACCCCGAGATGGCCGCGGAACTCGACGTCGAGTTCGACTACCCCGTCTTCCACTACACGCAGGTGTTGCAGACCCTCGTCGAAGCGGGTCGGCTGGACCTCGGGTCGATAGAGAGGACGGTCACCTACCACGACCCCTGTCACCTCGGGCGGTACAACGGCGTCTTCGAGACGCCGCGCGACGTCGTGCGCGCGACGGGCGCGGACCTCGTCGAGATGCCGCGCAACAGGAAGGATTCGTTCTGCTGTGGGGGCGGCGGCGGCGGCCTGTGGCTCGACCAGGAGGAGGACGTGAAACCGAGCGAGGAGCGACTGAGAGAGGCGACCGAGGACACGGTTCGAAGGCCCGAGCAGTTCGTCGTCGCCTGTCCGATGTGTGCGACGATGTACGAGGACGGCCGGAAGACGGGGGGCTTCGAGGAGGAGTTGGAGATCGTCGACGTGAGCGAACTCGTCGTCGAGGCGCTCGACGCGCGAACGGGAGCGAGTTCGGGGGAGACGACGCCCGCGGCCGCGGACTGAGCCGAGGAGGGGACAGATACCGCTTTGACACGACCGCGCGAGAGGGAGACATGGACCCCCGCATCAGCCTCGTCACCCTCGGCGTCGCCGACGTCGACCGCTCCGTCGACTTCTACCGCGAACTCGGGTTCCCGGTCGAGCGGTGGGGAGACGCCGCGTTTTTCGAACTCGACGGCGCCTGGCTCTCCGTGTACCCCCGGGAGGCGCTCGCCGCGGACGCCGGCGTCGACGCCGGGGGCGTGAGGGGAGAGTTCGACGGCGTCACCCTCGCGCACAACGTCGGTTCTTCCGAGGAAGTCGACAGGGTGCTAGAGGAACTCGTCGCCGCCGGCGGGACGATGACCCGGCCCGCGCGGGAGACCGACTGGGGCGGCTACTCGGGGTACGTCGCCGACCCCGACGGTCACCTGTGGGAGGTCGCGTGGAACCCCCACGCGGACCTCACAGACGTGTGATACCGAGTCGAGGAGCCGACGGCAGGGTTATGTCCGGATACGTTGTATTCAACTGACATGCCAAACGGCGACGGTGACGACGTCGAGCGAATCACGCGACCGCTGGGGACGGTCATCCGCGACGTGGGGCTGGCAGTCGCGGAGGGACAGCAGGAACTCGACAGAAAGCTGCGCACGCAGTACCTCTCGGCCCCCGACGACGGGCCCGTGGACCTGGAGACGCCGTGGTACCGCTTCGCGGAGGTCGAGGTCGACCTGCAGTTACACTTTCACACCCACGAACTGGTCGAACGGCCCCCGGGGCACGTCGCGAGAGCCGTCGAGGGGAAAGGCGGCGTCGCCGCGGCCACGCCGCGGTACGAAGTCGCCGCCTCCGTCGCCACGCCGTCCGACCCGGGGTTCGCCGAGCACGAACGGAGCGGAGCCAGCCGAATCCGGTTCCGCATCATCCCCGTCACGCCGCCACCCCTCTCTCGGGCCGAAACGAGCGGGACGAACGAGGCTAACGGCGCGAACGGTGAGGGCGACGAGGACGGCGGGGACGACGAGAACGGTGAGGAGCGGGAAACCGAATGACGGACCACGACCCGTCCGCGGGGCACACGGAGCGGCGAACCGACGGCGGGGACGACGCTACCGACGAACGGCGCGGCGGGTGGTTCTCTCGGCTGTTCCCCGGTCGGGACGAGCGCATCCGTTCGCTCAGACGAC
Proteins encoded:
- a CDS encoding VOC family protein; the protein is MDPRISLVTLGVADVDRSVDFYRELGFPVERWGDAAFFELDGAWLSVYPREALAADAGVDAGGVRGEFDGVTLAHNVGSSEEVDRVLEELVAAGGTMTRPARETDWGGYSGYVADPDGHLWEVAWNPHADLTDV
- a CDS encoding (Fe-S)-binding protein yields the protein MLLQAVTRETFWTIGPVGEAVFYFLAAVAVLVFSYGVYERFARYTKGTADPFERLDDLSGRVRRAARMLVSNEAQFDRDLYAGVMHAFIVWGFLTLLIGTTILAIDIDIYRRLAGESFFVGDFYLSYSLVMDALGLLFVVGVGMALYRRYEVREERLWGKHTGFEDDAFVWTLFVLGVGGYVTEALRIVGTGFPPFETVSFVGYFVATLFSAGGMSAGAAETLYTWAWWSHALLALAFVAAIPYAKPFHMLSSLANVVTRDEKAGLRLPRVPEHLAPDEIGYTEIGDLSWRQLLDMDACTKCGRCSSACPAKASGRNLDPRDVILDLKAYRESVDAGGEEVDIIADGGTSVIDSESMRSCMACMACMDACPVDIEHLTHFTEMNRRLTETGQQPEQVQEAMMNVFQNGNAFGDPARKRPDWVEELDFEVPDARDESVEFLWYVGDYPSYDERNQRVARALARVFHEAGVSYGILYEDEANDGNDVRRVGEEGLYEMLVEDNASAMADCDFEKIVCTDPHSYNTFEHEYPEMAAELDVEFDYPVFHYTQVLQTLVEAGRLDLGSIERTVTYHDPCHLGRYNGVFETPRDVVRATGADLVEMPRNRKDSFCCGGGGGGLWLDQEEDVKPSEERLREATEDTVRRPEQFVVACPMCATMYEDGRKTGGFEEELEIVDVSELVVEALDARTGASSGETTPAAAD
- a CDS encoding energy-coupling factor transporter transmembrane component T family protein, yielding MSLSYVAGDSLAHRLDPRTKLALQAGFAVAAVAHTTPTGLLVLTAVTLVFLRLASTPVVASLRSYRAFLPFLVAAPVVEALTLGAPWLVVGDAVRPALASCRVLLLLLVSTAYIRTTPVRASRAAIQHLLPGRVGVLLGAGVGLVLRFLPLMRHDLATIRSAMAARLGDQRSLYDRIRLVGVTGLGRVFLRADRLSLALRARCFAWNPTLPPLSFARRDYPVLALSILLALTALV